The following proteins are co-located in the Pseudomonas sp. ATCC 13867 genome:
- a CDS encoding LysR family transcriptional regulator, translated as MPRENFNDLIAFVTVAREGSFTKAAAQLGVSQSALSHTIRALETRLGLRLLSRTTRSVSPTEAGERLLHTLAPRFEEIEAELAALSDFRDKPVGTLRITAAEHAASTVLWPKLSKVLPDYPDIKVEVSVDYGLTDIAAERFDAGVRLGDQVAKDMIAVRIAPDLRMAVAASPAYLARKGRPADVQALASHDCLNLRLPTYGGLMAWEFAKDGHEVKARVEGQLTFNSSPHILRAALDGFGLAYLPQDMVTEHVAAGRLEQVLEDWCPSFPGYHLYYPSRRQKSRAFTVLVDALRHQD; from the coding sequence ATGCCACGGGAAAACTTCAACGACCTGATCGCCTTCGTCACGGTGGCCCGCGAAGGCAGCTTCACCAAGGCGGCGGCGCAGCTGGGGGTCTCCCAGTCGGCGCTGAGCCACACCATCCGCGCCCTGGAAACCCGCCTCGGCCTGCGCCTGCTCAGCCGCACCACCCGCAGCGTCTCGCCCACCGAGGCCGGCGAGCGGCTGCTGCACACCCTGGCGCCGCGCTTCGAGGAGATCGAGGCGGAACTGGCGGCGCTCAGCGATTTTCGCGACAAACCCGTGGGCACCCTGCGTATCACCGCCGCCGAACACGCGGCCAGCACCGTGCTCTGGCCGAAGCTCTCGAAAGTGCTGCCGGACTACCCGGACATCAAGGTCGAGGTCAGCGTCGATTACGGCCTGACCGACATCGCCGCCGAGCGCTTCGACGCCGGCGTACGCCTGGGCGACCAGGTGGCCAAGGACATGATCGCCGTGCGCATCGCCCCGGACCTGCGCATGGCGGTGGCCGCCAGTCCCGCCTACCTCGCCCGCAAGGGCCGCCCGGCAGACGTCCAGGCGCTGGCCAGCCATGACTGCCTCAACCTGCGCCTGCCGACCTACGGCGGGCTGATGGCCTGGGAGTTCGCCAAGGACGGTCACGAAGTGAAGGCGCGAGTGGAAGGCCAACTGACGTTCAACAGCAGCCCGCACATCCTGCGCGCTGCGCTGGACGGCTTCGGCCTGGCCTACCTGCCGCAGGACATGGTCACCGAGCACGTCGCCGCAGGCCGCCTGGAGCAGGTGCTGGAAGACTGGTGCCCGAGCTTCCCCGGCTACCACCTCTACTACCCCAGCCGTCGGCAGAAATCCCGCGCCTTCACGGTGCTGGTGGACGCCCTGCGCCATCAGGACTGA
- a CDS encoding NAD(P)-dependent alcohol dehydrogenase, translated as MKTLGYAAQNPQDPLAPFTFERRALRDNDVAMDVLYCGVCHSDLHQARNDWGFSRYPMVPGHEIVGRVTAVGPKVTRYQVGDAVAVGCMVDSCQRCDQCRKGEEQLCREGNTQTYNGVDRITREATQGGYSQQLVVREEFVLRVPAALDLSRAAPLLCAGITTYSPLRTWNVGPGSRVGVVGLGGLGHMAVKLAVGLGATVTVLSRSADKRADALELGADALLVSSDAQAMKAAANSFDLIVDTVPVKHDLKPYMPLLDVDGTLVMVGQVGPIDEISSIPLLLGRRRIAGSPIGGIAETQELLDFCGKKNILPECEMIRMDAINHAFERMERSDVRYRFVIDMSTLG; from the coding sequence ATGAAGACCCTTGGATACGCCGCGCAGAACCCGCAGGACCCGCTGGCGCCGTTCACCTTCGAACGCCGCGCGCTGCGCGACAACGACGTGGCGATGGACGTCCTCTACTGTGGCGTTTGCCACTCCGACCTGCACCAGGCCCGCAACGACTGGGGCTTCAGCCGCTACCCGATGGTGCCGGGCCACGAGATCGTCGGCCGGGTCACCGCCGTGGGGCCGAAAGTGACCCGCTACCAGGTCGGCGACGCCGTGGCGGTGGGCTGCATGGTGGATTCCTGCCAGCGCTGCGACCAGTGCCGCAAGGGCGAGGAACAGTTGTGCCGCGAGGGCAACACCCAGACCTACAACGGTGTGGACCGCATCACCCGCGAAGCGACCCAGGGCGGTTATTCCCAGCAACTGGTGGTGCGCGAGGAGTTCGTCCTCCGTGTACCGGCGGCCCTGGACCTGAGCCGCGCCGCGCCGTTGCTGTGCGCCGGTATCACCACCTATTCGCCGCTGCGCACCTGGAACGTCGGGCCGGGCAGCCGCGTCGGCGTGGTCGGCCTCGGCGGGCTGGGGCACATGGCGGTGAAGCTGGCGGTCGGCCTGGGCGCCACCGTCACCGTGCTCAGCCGCAGCGCCGACAAGCGCGCCGATGCTCTGGAACTGGGTGCCGATGCGCTGCTGGTGTCGTCCGACGCCCAGGCGATGAAGGCGGCGGCCAACAGCTTCGACCTGATCGTCGATACCGTGCCGGTGAAGCATGATCTGAAGCCCTACATGCCGCTGCTGGACGTGGACGGCACCCTGGTGATGGTCGGGCAGGTCGGGCCCATCGACGAGATCAGCAGCATCCCGCTGCTGCTGGGGCGCCGGCGCATCGCCGGATCGCCCATCGGCGGCATCGCCGAAACCCAGGAACTGCTCGATTTCTGCGGCAAGAAGAACATCCTGCCGGAGTGCGAGATGATCCGCATGGACGCGATCAACCACGCCTTCGAGCGCATGGAGCGCTCCGACGTGCGCTACCGCTTCGTCATCGACATGTCGACCCTGGGCTGA
- a CDS encoding aldo/keto reductase, which produces MEYRYLGRSALKVSPLCLGAMMFGGETDEPTSRRIIDKAFEQGVNFIDTADVYHKGRSEEIVGRAVAARRDDWVIASKFGNALGDGPNNRGQSRKWIYQAVDDSLRRLGTDYLDILYFHRTDVDAPLEEGLRAVGELIRQGKVRYYGLSNFRGWRIAEVVRLADRLGIDRPICSEPLYNLVDRTAEVEQLPAAGHFGIGVVPYSPLARGVLTGKYRPGAEPPADSRAGRGDKRIQQTEWRPESLRIAQCIAEHAAARGTTPAAFALAWVLNNPLVSSLIAGPRTEAHWDGYLPALEIELTAEDETFVDSLVPPGHASTPGYSDPAYPVEGRPARR; this is translated from the coding sequence ATGGAATACCGTTACCTGGGCCGCAGCGCCCTGAAAGTCTCGCCCTTGTGCCTGGGCGCCATGATGTTCGGCGGCGAGACCGACGAGCCGACCTCGCGCCGCATCATCGACAAGGCCTTCGAGCAGGGTGTCAATTTCATCGACACCGCCGACGTCTACCACAAGGGCCGTTCCGAGGAGATCGTGGGGCGCGCGGTAGCCGCCCGGCGCGATGACTGGGTGATCGCCAGCAAGTTCGGCAACGCCCTGGGCGATGGTCCGAATAACCGTGGCCAGTCGCGCAAATGGATCTACCAGGCTGTGGACGACAGTCTGCGCCGCCTGGGAACCGACTACCTGGACATCCTCTACTTCCACCGCACCGACGTCGATGCGCCGCTGGAGGAGGGCCTGCGCGCCGTGGGCGAGTTGATCCGCCAGGGCAAGGTGCGCTACTACGGGCTGTCCAACTTCCGTGGCTGGCGCATCGCCGAGGTGGTGCGGCTGGCCGACCGGTTGGGCATCGACCGGCCGATCTGCAGCGAGCCGCTGTACAACCTGGTGGACCGCACCGCCGAAGTCGAGCAACTGCCCGCCGCCGGCCACTTCGGCATCGGCGTGGTGCCCTACAGCCCGCTGGCCCGTGGCGTGCTCACCGGCAAGTACCGGCCCGGCGCCGAGCCGCCGGCGGACTCCCGTGCCGGCCGTGGCGACAAGCGCATCCAGCAGACCGAATGGCGCCCCGAATCCCTGCGGATCGCCCAGTGCATCGCCGAACACGCCGCCGCCCGTGGCACCACGCCGGCCGCTTTCGCCCTGGCCTGGGTGCTGAACAATCCCCTGGTCAGCTCGCTCATTGCCGGCCCGCGCACCGAGGCGCACTGGGACGGCTACCTGCCGGCGTTGGAGATCGAGCTGACTGCCGAGGATGAAACCTTCGTCGACAGCCTGGTGCCGCCCGGTCATGCCTCCACGCCCGGCTACAGCGATCCCGCCTATCCCGTCGAAGGCCGCCCGGCCCGCCGTTGA
- a CDS encoding carboxymuconolactone decarboxylase family protein, with protein MSEQPSTAHKAFADIAPVLADYTDRVLFGDVWERPGLSPRDRSLVTVASLMSRYQANELQFHLGKALDNGVTREELIELITHLAFYSGWPTASTALGVTRRVFAERDATE; from the coding sequence ATGAGCGAGCAGCCTTCCACCGCTCACAAGGCTTTTGCCGACATCGCCCCGGTGCTGGCCGACTACACCGACCGGGTGCTGTTCGGCGACGTCTGGGAGCGCCCCGGCCTGTCGCCGCGCGACCGCAGCCTGGTCACCGTGGCCAGCCTGATGTCGCGCTACCAGGCCAACGAACTGCAGTTCCATCTGGGCAAGGCGCTGGACAACGGCGTCACCCGCGAGGAACTGATCGAGCTGATCACCCACCTGGCTTTCTATTCCGGCTGGCCCACGGCTTCCACCGCGCTGGGCGTTACCCGCCGGGTGTTCGCCGAACGCGATGCCACCGAGTGA
- a CDS encoding aldo/keto reductase, translated as MDKRTLGRNGLQVSTLGLGCMGLSYGYGPAVDRDDGIRLIRAAFDSGVTFFDTAEAYGPFANEELLGEALAPIRDEVAIATKFGFSAGDTRLGLDSRPESIRAVAEASLKRLKTDRIDLFYQHRIDPNVPIEDVAGTVAELIREGKVKHFGLSEAGPQSIRRAHAVQPVAALQSEYSLWWREPEKEILPLLAELGIGFVPFSPLGKGFLTGAIDARTQFSANDFRNIVPRFSEENRTANAGLVDVLGRIAEGKDASRAQIAIAWLLAQQPWIVPIPGTTKLHRLEENLGAASLVLDATDLSAIEEALRRIEIAGERYPAHLQQRVDR; from the coding sequence ATGGACAAGCGCACACTGGGCCGCAACGGCCTGCAGGTATCGACACTGGGCCTTGGCTGCATGGGCCTGAGCTACGGCTACGGCCCGGCGGTGGACCGCGACGATGGCATCCGCCTGATACGCGCCGCCTTCGACAGCGGCGTGACTTTCTTCGACACCGCCGAAGCCTACGGCCCCTTCGCCAACGAGGAACTGCTGGGCGAAGCCCTGGCACCGATACGCGACGAGGTGGCAATCGCCACCAAGTTCGGCTTCAGCGCAGGCGACACCCGCCTCGGCCTGGACAGCCGCCCGGAGAGCATCCGCGCCGTCGCCGAAGCCTCGCTCAAGCGCCTGAAGACCGATCGCATCGACCTCTTCTACCAGCACCGGATCGACCCGAACGTGCCCATCGAGGACGTCGCCGGCACCGTCGCCGAACTGATCCGCGAAGGCAAGGTGAAGCACTTCGGCCTCTCCGAAGCCGGCCCGCAATCCATCCGTCGCGCCCATGCGGTGCAGCCGGTGGCGGCGCTGCAAAGCGAGTACTCGCTGTGGTGGCGCGAGCCGGAGAAGGAAATCCTCCCGCTACTGGCCGAACTGGGCATCGGCTTCGTGCCCTTCAGCCCGCTGGGCAAGGGCTTCCTCACCGGCGCCATCGACGCTCGCACCCAGTTCTCGGCCAACGATTTCCGCAACATCGTGCCGCGCTTCTCCGAGGAGAACCGCACGGCCAACGCCGGCCTGGTGGACGTGCTCGGCCGCATCGCCGAGGGCAAGGACGCGAGCCGCGCGCAGATCGCCATCGCCTGGCTGCTGGCGCAACAGCCGTGGATCGTACCGATCCCCGGCACGACCAAGCTGCATCGCCTGGAAGAAAACCTCGGTGCAGCCTCGCTGGTGTTGGACGCCACTGACCTCTCCGCCATCGAAGAGGCGCTACGGCGGATCGAAATCGCCGGCGAGCGCTACCCGGCGCACCTGCAGCAGCGGGTGGATCGCTGA
- a CDS encoding cytoplasmic protein, producing the protein MPNREFPMQKYRLTIQRHGQLLGHFDSDLPWARDAVRAIADALGGQGFVLELQVADGERRLLESSPAGIKLLASEPLYRPMALENL; encoded by the coding sequence ATGCCCAACCGAGAGTTCCCGATGCAGAAGTACCGTCTCACCATCCAGCGCCACGGCCAGTTGCTCGGCCATTTCGACTCCGACCTGCCCTGGGCGCGCGACGCCGTGCGTGCCATCGCGGATGCGCTTGGCGGGCAGGGCTTCGTCCTTGAGTTGCAGGTGGCCGACGGCGAGCGGCGCCTGCTGGAAAGCTCGCCAGCCGGCATCAAGCTGCTGGCCAGCGAGCCGCTGTATCGCCCGATGGCGCTGGAGAACCTGTAG
- a CDS encoding MOSC domain-containing protein, whose protein sequence is MSPTCISLDALLTGRAVPFTRAGSRSAIAKAPRQGSLTITTLGLESDEQGDLRVHGGVEKAIHHYPREHYADWIAELGEHPLLMQPGAFGENFSSTGWTEADVCLGDRIRAGTALLEVSQGRMPCWKLNDRFAVAQMALRVQESGRTGWYYRVLEEGVIAAGATLERVERQHADWPLQRLSAVLFDKRVDMDILRECLELPLAPNWRRTLSRRLEQGQVEDWGPRLQGQP, encoded by the coding sequence ATGAGCCCGACCTGCATTTCCCTCGACGCCCTCCTCACTGGACGCGCCGTGCCCTTTACCCGCGCCGGATCGCGCAGCGCCATCGCCAAGGCGCCGCGTCAGGGATCGCTGACGATCACCACCCTGGGCCTGGAAAGCGACGAGCAAGGCGACCTGCGCGTGCACGGCGGCGTCGAGAAAGCCATCCACCACTATCCCCGCGAACACTACGCGGACTGGATCGCCGAGCTGGGCGAACACCCGCTTCTGATGCAGCCGGGCGCCTTCGGCGAGAACTTCAGCAGCACCGGCTGGACCGAGGCGGATGTCTGCCTGGGCGATCGCATCCGCGCCGGCACGGCATTGCTGGAGGTGTCCCAGGGGCGGATGCCGTGCTGGAAACTCAACGACCGCTTCGCGGTGGCGCAGATGGCGCTGCGGGTGCAGGAGTCGGGGCGCACCGGCTGGTACTACCGAGTACTGGAGGAAGGCGTGATCGCCGCCGGCGCGACGCTGGAGCGGGTCGAGCGGCAGCATGCGGACTGGCCACTGCAACGGCTCTCCGCCGTGCTGTTCGACAAGCGCGTAGACATGGACATCCTGCGCGAATGCCTGGAATTGCCGCTGGCGCCGAACTGGCGGCGCACCCTGAGCCGGCGCCTGGAGCAAGGCCAGGTGGAGGATTGGGGGCCGCGTCTGCAGGGCCAGCCCTGA
- a CDS encoding nitrate/nitrite transporter — MANSISASDRYRALGLSTLAFTLCFAVWTLFSILGLQIKNEFGLTDTQLGLLMATPVLTGSISRIFLGLWTDRYGGRWVFGLLMLVSAVCVYLLTFANSFPMLLVAALGVGLAGGGFIVGTAYTATWFEQGRQGTALGIFGAGNVGAGLTNLAAPLLMLALGWRGAALVYALVLGAMGIGFILFAKTDPQAATRQAKAIPLSEQLAPLTELRVWRFSLYYFFVFGAFVALALWLPHYLMEVYGLGLAAAGFVAALYTVPASLFRILGGWLSDRYGARRVMYWTLGISVLCTFLLSYPPTRYTVTGVRGDIEFSMHFGLVGFALVIIVLGFFMSLGKAAVFKHIPTYYPQHVGVVGGLVGMIGGLGGFLLPLTFGMLNDVVGIWQSCFMLLFLIAAGALLWMHYAIRMAERVEWAEHSETRDLPELSTPSSFVLRDWHPEDPAFWADTGKRIATRNLWISIPNLLLAFAIWMVWSVVVAKLPLAGFNYSANQLFWLAALPGLSGATLRIFYSFMVPIFGGRRWTALSTASLLVPALWIGFAVQNPNTPYLVMLILALLCGLGGGNFSSSMANISFFFPKQAKGSAMGLNAGLGNLGVSVMQFLVPLSITMAVFGSLGGEPQTTSTGTPLWLQNAGFIWVPFIIVATLAAWFGMNDIASAKSSFADQMAIFKRKHTWLMSVLYTGTFGSFIGFSAGFPLLAGHLFPGVDVLKFAFLGPLIGALARAFTGGLADRFGGGRISLWVFVAMAVCVGGVLFFIEGKDQPGAFWGFLAMFLLLFFFSGVGNASTTQMIPAIFRIMTPRLFPSLPAEQQGLQSEKESAAAVGFISAVAAYGGFFIPKSFGSSFDLTGGPEWALYGFIVFYVLCIALTWFFYTRRNAEVRC, encoded by the coding sequence ATGGCTAACTCCATTTCTGCCAGTGATCGCTATCGCGCCCTCGGCTTGTCGACCCTCGCCTTCACGCTGTGCTTCGCCGTATGGACGCTGTTTTCCATCCTCGGCCTGCAGATCAAGAACGAGTTCGGCCTTACCGATACCCAGCTCGGCCTGTTGATGGCGACGCCGGTGCTGACCGGCTCGATCTCGCGCATCTTCCTCGGCCTGTGGACCGACCGCTACGGCGGGCGCTGGGTGTTCGGCCTGCTGATGCTGGTGTCAGCCGTCTGCGTCTACCTGCTGACCTTCGCCAACAGCTTCCCGATGCTGCTCGTCGCGGCACTGGGCGTGGGGCTGGCGGGTGGCGGCTTCATCGTCGGCACCGCCTACACCGCCACCTGGTTCGAGCAGGGCCGCCAGGGCACCGCGCTGGGCATCTTCGGCGCCGGCAACGTCGGCGCCGGCCTGACCAACCTCGCCGCTCCGCTGCTGATGCTGGCCCTGGGCTGGCGCGGCGCCGCCCTGGTGTACGCGCTGGTGCTCGGCGCGATGGGCATCGGCTTCATCCTCTTCGCCAAGACCGATCCCCAGGCCGCAACGCGCCAGGCCAAGGCCATCCCGCTGTCCGAGCAACTGGCGCCGCTGACCGAACTGCGCGTGTGGCGCTTCTCGCTCTACTACTTCTTCGTCTTCGGCGCCTTCGTCGCCCTTGCGCTTTGGCTGCCGCACTACCTGATGGAGGTGTACGGCCTGGGGCTGGCCGCCGCCGGCTTCGTCGCCGCGCTGTACACCGTGCCCGCCTCGCTGTTCCGCATCCTCGGCGGCTGGCTGTCGGACCGCTACGGCGCCCGTAGGGTGATGTACTGGACCCTGGGCATTTCGGTGCTGTGCACCTTCCTGCTCAGCTACCCGCCGACCCGCTACACCGTCACCGGGGTACGCGGCGACATCGAGTTCTCGATGCACTTCGGCCTGGTCGGCTTCGCCCTGGTCATCATCGTCCTGGGCTTCTTCATGTCCCTGGGCAAGGCGGCGGTGTTCAAGCACATCCCGACCTACTACCCGCAGCACGTCGGCGTGGTCGGCGGCCTGGTGGGGATGATCGGCGGCCTGGGCGGCTTCCTGCTGCCGCTGACCTTCGGTATGCTCAACGACGTGGTCGGCATCTGGCAGAGCTGCTTCATGCTGCTGTTCCTGATCGCCGCCGGCGCCCTGCTGTGGATGCACTACGCGATCCGCATGGCCGAACGCGTGGAATGGGCCGAGCACAGCGAAACCCGCGACCTGCCGGAACTCTCCACCCCCAGCAGCTTCGTGCTGCGCGACTGGCACCCGGAGGACCCGGCGTTCTGGGCGGATACCGGCAAGCGCATCGCCACGCGCAACCTGTGGATCTCCATCCCCAACCTGCTGCTGGCCTTCGCCATCTGGATGGTCTGGTCGGTGGTGGTGGCCAAGCTGCCGCTGGCCGGCTTCAACTACAGCGCCAACCAGCTGTTCTGGCTGGCCGCCCTGCCCGGCCTGTCCGGCGCCACCCTGCGCATCTTCTACAGCTTCATGGTGCCGATCTTCGGCGGGCGGCGCTGGACGGCGCTGTCCACCGCCTCCCTGCTGGTGCCGGCGCTGTGGATCGGCTTCGCCGTGCAGAACCCCAACACGCCCTACCTGGTGATGTTGATCCTCGCCCTGCTCTGCGGCCTGGGCGGCGGCAACTTCTCCTCGAGCATGGCGAACATCTCGTTCTTCTTCCCCAAACAGGCCAAGGGCTCCGCGATGGGCCTGAACGCCGGGCTGGGTAACCTGGGCGTGAGCGTCATGCAGTTCCTGGTGCCGCTGAGCATCACGATGGCGGTGTTCGGCAGCCTGGGCGGCGAACCGCAGACCACCAGCACCGGCACCCCGCTGTGGCTGCAGAACGCCGGCTTCATCTGGGTGCCCTTCATCATCGTCGCCACGCTCGCCGCCTGGTTCGGGATGAACGACATCGCCAGCGCCAAGTCGTCCTTCGCCGACCAGATGGCGATCTTCAAACGCAAGCACACCTGGCTGATGAGCGTGCTCTACACCGGCACCTTCGGCAGCTTCATCGGCTTCTCCGCCGGTTTCCCGCTGCTGGCCGGGCACCTGTTCCCCGGCGTCGACGTGCTCAAGTTCGCCTTCCTCGGGCCGCTGATCGGTGCCCTCGCTCGCGCCTTCACCGGCGGCCTGGCGGATCGCTTCGGCGGCGGGCGGATCAGCCTCTGGGTGTTCGTCGCCATGGCCGTGTGCGTCGGCGGCGTGCTGTTCTTCATCGAAGGCAAGGACCAACCGGGCGCCTTCTGGGGCTTCCTGGCGATGTTCCTGCTGCTGTTCTTCTTCTCCGGCGTGGGCAATGCCAGCACCACGCAGATGATCCCGGCGATCTTCCGGATCATGACGCCGCGCCTGTTCCCCAGCCTACCCGCCGAGCAACAGGGCCTGCAGAGCGAGAAGGAGTCCGCCGCGGCAGTGGGCTTCATCTCGGCGGTAGCGGCCTACGGCGGCTTCTTCATCCCGAAATCGTTCGGCAGTTCGTTCGACCTCACCGGAGGCCCGGAATGGGCGCTCTACGGGTTCATCGTGTTCTACGTGCTGTGTATCGCGCTGACCTGGTTCTTCTACACCCGTCGCAATGCCGAAGTGCGCTGCTAA